Proteins found in one Nostoc sp. NIES-3756 genomic segment:
- the petP gene encoding cytochrome b6f subunit PetP: MEIGQKVKVFRLRDRVSAPVAKKLGAIGTIEGYKVTDGRGVGVVVKFDDNTSTWFFEDEIKPV; the protein is encoded by the coding sequence ATGGAAATCGGACAAAAGGTTAAGGTGTTTCGTTTGCGCGATCGCGTTTCTGCCCCAGTTGCTAAAAAACTCGGCGCGATCGGTACTATTGAAGGTTATAAAGTTACCGACGGTCGGGGTGTTGGTGTAGTAGTCAAGTTTGACGATAATACTTCCACTTGGTTTTTTGAGGATGAAATCAAACCAGTGTAA
- a CDS encoding serine/threonine protein kinase, with protein sequence MLGEIFNTRYEILQLLGKKAGRRTLLAKDVVTGELVIVKLLAFSSDFEWDDLKLFEREAETLKSLSHPNIPRYLDYFEVNSPTIKGFALVQSYIPAQTLEQYLQSGRIFTESDIKQIASAILEILIYLHGLYPPVIHRDIKPSNILLGERSGNSLGQVYLVDFGSVQTALGTEGGTRTVVGTYGYMPPEQFGGRTVTASDLYSLGATLIYLLTGTHPADLPQKDFRIQFEQSVNLSSGLTNWLKLLTEPSLERRLISAQEALKTLEQPQLLGVGKLAVTKPEDSKIQIIKDGDSLEIIIPPVGFRTSIVSTGLFAIAWNSFILSWTIGALSAPFPINIPFALFSLPFWGAGYFMAYNFLFSLFGSIRLTLNREQITSTRELFGHKLRHRQRSSTESITKLVYTPTHLSKDLNRGNTPILAQLEIWAGVKKYQLGHNTNIQSEAELEWLAQELSDWLNLPIQRE encoded by the coding sequence TGAATTAGTCATTGTCAAGCTGCTGGCTTTTAGTAGTGATTTTGAATGGGATGATCTCAAGCTGTTTGAACGTGAAGCTGAAACTCTCAAGTCTTTGTCTCATCCCAATATTCCCCGCTATTTGGACTATTTTGAGGTAAATTCACCCACAATCAAGGGGTTTGCCCTTGTACAGAGTTATATCCCAGCCCAAACTTTAGAGCAATACCTACAGTCTGGTCGTATCTTCACAGAATCTGATATTAAACAAATAGCCTCCGCCATTTTAGAGATTCTTATATATCTACACGGGTTATATCCACCTGTCATCCACCGTGATATTAAGCCTAGCAATATTTTGTTAGGAGAGCGTTCAGGAAATAGTCTTGGTCAAGTCTATCTTGTAGACTTTGGTTCAGTACAGACAGCTTTGGGTACAGAAGGCGGGACAAGGACTGTTGTAGGAACCTATGGCTATATGCCACCAGAACAGTTTGGTGGGCGTACAGTAACAGCATCCGACCTGTATAGTTTAGGGGCGACGTTAATTTACTTGCTCACAGGTACTCACCCAGCCGATTTACCCCAAAAAGATTTCCGCATTCAGTTTGAGCAAAGCGTAAATCTGAGTTCAGGTTTGACCAATTGGTTAAAGTTGTTGACGGAACCCAGTTTAGAAAGGCGCTTGATTTCAGCACAGGAAGCACTTAAAACTTTGGAACAGCCGCAATTACTTGGTGTTGGTAAGTTAGCTGTAACTAAACCAGAGGATAGCAAAATTCAAATAATTAAAGATGGGGATTCACTAGAGATAATAATTCCTCCCGTGGGTTTCCGTACATCGATAGTGTCTACTGGGTTATTTGCGATCGCTTGGAACTCTTTCATCTTATCTTGGACAATAGGCGCACTCTCAGCACCTTTCCCCATCAATATTCCCTTCGCTTTATTTTCCCTTCCTTTCTGGGGTGCTGGCTATTTTATGGCATACAATTTTCTTTTCAGTTTATTTGGAAGTATCCGACTAACTTTGAATAGAGAACAAATTACCAGCACTAGAGAATTATTTGGCCATAAATTACGCCATCGCCAACGTTCATCAACAGAAAGTATTACGAAGTTAGTTTATACCCCAACACATTTAAGTAAAGATTTAAACAGAGGTAACACTCCGATACTCGCACAATTAGAGATTTGGGCAGGAGTAAAAAAATATCAGCTTGGTCATAACACAAACATTCAATCAGAAGCAGAACTAGAATGGTTAGCCCAGGAATTAAGTGATTGGTTAAATCTTCCCATTCAGAGGGAGTAA